The Amblyraja radiata isolate CabotCenter1 chromosome 5, sAmbRad1.1.pri, whole genome shotgun sequence genome includes the window atgttgattagtacctgatagcgaagagtacccGAGAGACGCAAACCTGTTTATTTGGTGAAAAGTAATCCGAATGCGAAGGGTACCCCTAATTCCGTAGAACTTGGAGAGccgggatagaggtccccctataggTCCAGTCTTAGCGTGAAGATAGTAACATTCgggaggaaaagtagtcatttaaggagtagtacccctcagcCAAAAGTAACCTAGGAAGGGAAAATCTTCAGTATCGGAGAGAGAGGTTCGCTGATTGATAACAGCATGAAGCGGAGTTGAGATCgagtgtttgtaaactgtgctagtgctttaaatcatttttgtaaattgtaaaaatctagcttttTGTATTTTTATCGGATCCGAATTGTGTAAATATTCTATGTATGTAAATAAAGTGTTTAAGGATTTAGATACTTGAAGTAAAAGTGTGctttgaattaaatatttgtaattgtttagATCGTAGTATTGTGAGAATCTGAGTCGTGGTTCGATCAGGGACTGTACTCTTTCGATCGCTGTCGGGGGAGGAGTCATTCCGCTGACCAATTGCGCCAGGAGGAGGATTTATTAGTGCGTGATTTATAATAAACGAATGTTTGTGGGTTATGTAGGAATGTGGTTGtgcctgataataataataataataataagcagCATGATCTCCTGTTTGTGTACCGTGTTATTCGTGTGTCGAAAGCTCATTTTCAGGTGTTTTGATTGAGGGTTAAACGAGTGGCGAGAATGTGTTTGATTGTGTTCGAATGTGGTTGATTGTTCCCTGGAGTACTCTGATATTTGGATGACTGAGGACTGTGGAAATTGTAAGGTTGAAAGTGCGTGGACTTGTGAGAGATAGGAGAAGATTTTGAATAGGAGAGGAAGATTGGTGGAGCAAAGGAATAAAGAATTACGAGGCTGCGAACGCTTTGGAGCGAGCTTGATAATTTAGGGATTaaaaggagggagtggaggaatTTTGTTTCGGTTGTTCGGAGCAGGGAAAAGGCAGATCTGGAAGGAAATGAGTCCCTGTGAATATAAAGATTAGGGATCCGATGGTTAGTGCTGACTTCGAGGGGGAAGGAAATTATTATTTAGAAGATTGGGAGAGTGTTAAAATTAGGAATTCACGTCCACCATCAAATCTTACGATCCCAATACCTTAGATGCACATTGCGGAGCTTGTGACTGGAATAACAATCAAATTCCAGGGCACAAACTTCCTGAAGCCCGATTGCTCCGTCCATTACAGACAGTCCTAGAGTTCACGATACCAGAAGCCAGACTAGAAAAAGAACTCAATTAGTTAAGAAAAAAGAAGGGCATACCCCTAGACAAATTAAACGAGCAGTTAAAGAAGGAAAtaaaacatttagaagctaccgtGAACCCCTAGCAAACGGGAAGATtcatctgagggtgagacagtgaTTGAAGATACCGAGATAGATTTTGACATAACTGAAAGTTTACAAATTAAACGGATATCCCATAGGCAGTTCCCAGTAGGGAAAGGGCTGGGTACAGCAGATTCGACCAGTGCAGTAAGTATGAATAATCCCCGTGCCACAGACGTCCATACTCCGTGGAAGCCCCATGAAATAATGGCAGTACTAAACCGAATCCCTGATGGAAAGAAGCCGCCTGCTGCTTTTATATATTATTTAAGAACCACAATGCGTGTATATCATGCAGATTCCCAGGATTTGTGGGAAaccatacaacagataattactCCAGCTGAAAATACAAAATTTCTAGTAGCCCTAGAACGCCCAACTTATGAAGCCTGGGCAAATGTAGTAATGGATGACAGtgcaagagaagaggctgttttaacTGCCCTTGCAAAAAAAATTCAGAAACCAAGTGATTTTAAACGAATTCTGGAAATAAAACTAGAAAAGGGTGAAGGAGCAGACGAATTTCTAGACCGTTTTTCAAAATTATATATGGACCAATCAGATGACTTAGACTATCAGAATGGAGCAAGTTCCCCTCAGTATTGTGCTATCCTATTGAATTGTCTGCCCACTAAAATAGCGGACTTAATTAAAACTGATAACAGGAACTGGTCTGAAAACCGAGCCAGTCAAATGGCCAGAGCTGTGATGCACTATTGGAAGGAGGGGAGGAACCAGGAACAttatcctgtaactataagagaaAGTGAACGCAAGGCCAAGAAAGAATTGGCAACATCTAACTCTGAACCATGGTTTCCCAGAGTACCAGCAAATTACGGATTGGGAGAAATTAAGGTTCCAGATTTCTCGGATTATTATCACAACTACACTCCCAA containing:
- the LOC116973492 gene encoding uncharacterized protein LOC116973492 produces the protein MNNPRATDVHTPWKPHEIMAVLNRIPDGKKPPAAFIYYLRTTMRVYHADSQDLWETIQQIITPAENTKFLVALERPTYEAWANVVMDDSAREEAVLTALAKKIQKPSDFKRILEIKLEKGEGADEFLDRFSKLYMDQSDDLDYQNGASSPQYCAILLNCLPTKIADLIKTDNRNWSENRASQMARAVMHYWKEGRNQEHYPVTIRESERKAKKELATSNSEPWFPRVPANYGLGEIKVPDFSDYYHNYTPNFHSNGTKG